The following are encoded in a window of Oncorhynchus masou masou isolate Uvic2021 chromosome 17, UVic_Omas_1.1, whole genome shotgun sequence genomic DNA:
- the LOC135558739 gene encoding cerebellin-2-like, whose amino-acid sequence MFLRFCTMISLVLLGFGVAFSLGQNYTEPLVLEGKCLVVCDANPSVEGALTSSFGISVRASGTKVAFSALRGTNHEPSDMSNTSPTIYFDQVLVNIGNHFKLQASVFQAPRRGIYSFSFHVVKVYNRQTIQVNLMHNEYPIISAFAGDHDVTREAASNSVLLHLEREDKLYLKLERGDLMGGWRYSTFSGFLVFPL is encoded by the exons ATGTTTCTTCGATTTTGTACCATGATATCATTGGTCCTCCTAGGATTTGGCGTTGCCTTTTCGCTGGGACAGAATTACACAGAACCTCTTGTTTTGGAGGGAAAGTGTCTGGTGGTTTGCGATGCGAACCCGTCTGTAGAGGGAGCATTGACCTCTTCCTTCGGGATATCTGTCCGGGCAAGCGGTACTAAAGTGGCTTTCTCTGCACTCAGGGGAACGAACCACGAACCATCTGATATGAGCAATACGTCTCCGACCATCTACTTTGACCAG GTATTAGTGAACATTGGCAACCATTTCAAGCTGCAAGCGAGTGTATTTCAAGCACCAAGAAGAGGCATTTACAGTTTTAGCTTCCATGTGGTGAAGGTTTACAACCGACAGACTATACAG GTAAACTTGATGCACAATGAATACCCTATAATATCAGCTTTCGCCGGGGACCATGATGTCACTCGAGAGGCTGCGAGCAATTCAGTCCTTCTGCACCTGGAACGGGAGGACAAACTCTACTTGAAGCTTGAGAGGGGGGATCTAATGGGTGGCTGGAGGTACTCAACGTTTTCTGGATTCTTGGTGTTTCCACTCTAA
- the LOC135558737 gene encoding suppressor of cytokine signaling 6-like — MKKICLKTIRKSFNLKSREEGKDIVPQPNSATDISTDSVFGKCYSKELVRNDFNHEEEKGPKNRSKGESLMGSLKRRLSAKQKNKIKESSTSVTSEDDTVLCSSAPIFFHDVKSQHHLRSNSHHYSPTPWALRAANSEETCIRMDGKVKAMIHSSDPSPSLNGILKEFPDPQRDRPFQDSTENTEPQNGDLHLGIDHENVPAIIGLASQDYIHYAMPIDDEFDPAEGLDSSSPMHEVPQPERFPPFVDEEPIDQEKLMSPDIFMDPSVNRLLSDAECALIQDSRIEPPLSPLLSLPPGSHIRRSFLVYGGSSHSHGAERVLHHLNFDPNSVPGVGRVYDAVQHSGPMIVTSLTVELKKLAKQGWYWGPITRWEAEEKLASLPDGSFLVRDSSDDRYLLSLSFRSQGKTLHTRIEHSNGSFSFYEQPDVEGHISIVELIECSIIDSESGAFCYSRSRTPGTAMYPVRLTNPISRFMQVRSMQYLCRFVIRQYTRIDLIQKLPLPNKMKDYLQEKHY, encoded by the coding sequence ATGAAGAAAATCTGTCTGAAAACGATACGAAAGTCATTCAACCTAAAAagcagagaggagggaaaggataTTGTACCACAGCCAAATTCAGCTACCGACATCTCAACAGATTCAGTGTTTGGAAAATGTTACAGCAAAGAACTTGTTCGTAACGACTTCAATCATGAGGAGGAGAAAGGCCCTAAGAACCGCTCCAAGGGTGAGAGTCTTATGGGATCACTGAAAAGAAGGCTTTCGGCAAAGCAGAAAAATAAAATCAAGGAAAGTTCCACATCGGTGACCAGTGAAGATGACACAGTCTTGTGCTCCTCAGCACCCATATTCTTTCATGATGTCAAATCACAACACCATCTAAGATCTAATAGTCACCATTATAGCCCCACGCCATGGGCCCTCAGGGCAGCAAATTCTGAGGAAACATGCATTAGAATGGATGGGAAAGTGAAAGCTATGATACATTCATCAGACCCAAGCCCATCTCTGAATGGCATTCTGAAAGAATTCCCAGACCCCCAGAGGGATAGGCCTTTTCAGGATTCAACCGAGAACACTGAGCCTCAGAATGGTGATTTGCATCTAGGTATTGACCATGAAAATGTACCTGCCATCATTGGACTAGCATCTCAGGACTATATACACTATGCAATGCCTATAGATGATGAATTTGACCCTGCAGAAGGTTTGGATAGTTCCTCTCCAATGCATGAGGTGCCTCAGCCTGAGCGATTCCCTCCTTTTGTAGATGAAGAGCCCATTGACCAGGAGAAGCTGATGTCACCAGATATATTCATGGACCCATCTGTGAATCGACTGCTCTCTGATGCTGAATGTGCCTTGATTCAGGACTCTAGAATagagcctcctctctcccccttactcTCTCTGCCACCTGGTAGTCACATCCGAAGGAGTTTCCTAGTATATGGTGGTTCTTCTCACTCACATGGTGCAGAGAGAGTTTTGCATCATCTCAACTTTGACCCCAATTCAGTCCCTGGCGTTGGCAGGGTTTATGATGCTGTTCAGCACAGCGGGCCCATGATTGTAACCAGCCTTACAGTAGAGCTAAAGAAACTGGCCAAGCAGGGTTGGTACTGGGGTCCTATAACGCGTTGGGAAGCTGAGGAAAAACTTGCCAGCCTGCCAGATGGGTCATTCTTGGTGCGAGACAGCTCAGACGATCGTTATCTTTTGAGCTTGAGCTTTCGTTCACAGGGTAAGACCCTCCACACCAGGATTGAACACTCCAATGGTAGTTTCAGTTTCTACGAACAGCCAGATGTGGAGGGTCACATATCAATAGTGGAACTCATAGAATGTTCAATCATAGATTCTGAGAGTGGAGCCTTTTGCTATTCACGATCTCGCACACCAGGGACTGCAATGTATCCTGTCCGACTTACAAACCCTATCTCAAGGTTTATGCAGGTGCGCTCCATGCAGTACCTCTGTCGGTTTGTCATCCGTCAGTACACACGGATCGACCTTATCCAGAAGTTGCCTTTGCCAAACAAGATGAAAGATTACTTGCAGGAAAAGCACTACTGA